A segment of the Deinococcus hopiensis KR-140 genome:
AGCGCTTCAGCGGTCAAGTGCTTCGCAGAAGAGCGCTGCTTCTCCACGTCGGCGTTGTCCTGAGTCTGCTGCTCGCCCTGTTCGTCCTGACGGTGCCTTTCGACGACCTCACGGCGCGCTTCCTGCTGGCCACCGGATACCTGGGTGTCATGGCGCTGACATTGCTGCAATTGGTCGTGCATCAGGCCAGGGTTCAGCCTGCGCTGAAGGGCGCGTACAGGTTGAATCTGGGCATCTTGATTGTGGTGCACGCGTTGGGCTTGCCCAGGCTGCTGATGCTGGCACCTGGCACCCATCCGGAAACGGCCTACGCGCTGAATGTCCCGAATGTCCTGATGTACCTCTCCGTTCTGCTGCTCTCGGTGGGCGGCACCTTCGCCTTCTGGGTGCTCCACGCCGACCGACGCCGTGAGGAAGTGCAGACGCTGCAGGGAGAGCTGGAAACGCTGGTCTACTTCGATCCGCTGACCTCCGTGCTCAACCGCCGAGGCTTGTGGCGCGCCCACAGTGTGTGGGCTCGGCAGGAGGGCAAGGCGGAGGCCACCCTGCTCGTCTTTGACATCGACCACTTCAAAAGCATCAATGACCAGAAGGGTCACGCGGTGGGCGACGAGTACCTGAAGGGGCTGAGCGCCGTCCTGAGGGAGGTGGCCACCCGCGAGGACCTGGTGAGCCGAACAGGTGGAGACGAATTCGTGCTGCTCCTGACCGGGCACGAAGCGCAGGTGGAGCGGCAGCTCAATGTGCTGACCTCCCGCCTGTATGCGGGCTGGGGCGAAACCCTGGGCTTCACGGTCAGCTTTGGAGGCACGCAGGTGGAGCAGGCCGAGCCGCTGGACGTGGCCATGAACCGGGCAGACGACATGATGTACGCAAAAAAAGCAGCCGGGAAGGCGCTGCGCCTGGCAGCGACCGGAGAGCAGCGTCCTGAGGGCACCCATGAAACGCGCACCCGCAGGCCTGCCGCACGGAGCGCTCCCAGATAACCCAGCTGGTGTGCATCCGGACAACAGGGGAACCTGGAGAAGCGTGGAGGTGGCTTCGCGCCTCACGGAGCAGGGCGCGTGGGGCGGGGTCCTTCTGGTCGCGGTACTCGCGCGGTGGGCGCTCTTTGGCGCGGTTCGGCATGGGCGCCTCCTCCCGGCGCTGTGAGGCCTGTTGCTGCTGAAGGCGGGCGCGCCGGCTCATGAGCGGCCTTTGGGCAATACCCCCTGTGGCCGGGAGGCGAGGGTCATCGGTGCTGGTTCTTGTGGAGAAGGTCTGGCGGAAGGATCCGCAGCGGCACCTCCCGAAGAGCGCGTGTGCTGGGGGCGTTGCCCTGAAGAAAGCTTCTGGATTCGACCAAGATGCCTTGTGAACCGGACGAGGTGGTTAGGGCCGCTATGCCTTAACGTTAAGCGGCATGTCAAGGCGCCGTTCTGCCCCGTTTGAACCGCTCTGGGAGCGGCGCAACGTGGTGTTGCTGACCACGGCCCTGGCCTTGGGTTACGGATTCTTCGCAACCATCGCTTTTAAAGAGAACGCTCCCGTGCGGGGTGAGCTGGCGCTGGGCGCGGCCGGGCTGAGCGCGCTGCTGTCGGTACTCGGCTGGCGGCAACTGCGCCTGACCGTGCTGTACCCCTTGATCCTGTGCCTGATCACCGGGTTGGTCTGGACGACGCTGGTGGTGCTGTCCTTGAGGGCGCAGCCCATCCCCTCCAGCGTGCTGTCCAGCTGTGGGCTGGTGCTGGGGCTGGCCCTGACCTGGTACCCCTTGCGGGTTGCGCTGCGCTGGGCGCTGGCCGTTTGTCTGCCAGTCGCGGTGGCGGGTTTCTGGGCCTCCTACGCGGATCCACCGGCCCTGGTGGTCGGCGGCATGTTGCTGCTGCTGATCGTGTACATCACGCAATACAACCACGAGTTGATCCGCGAGCGAGCGACGCGCCAGCACCTGGAGACGCTGGTGATTCGGGACCCACTGACTGGGCTGTACAACCGCCGGGTGCCGCAGGAACAGTTGACGCAACTGCTGGGCCAGAAGGGAAGACCTGAAGATGTGGCGGTCGTGCTGCTGGATCTGGACCGCTTCAAGAGCATCAACGACACCTTCGGACACCGGAGAGGAGACGAAGTCCTGGTCACTGTCTCGTCGGTGCTGAGTCAGCAGTTTCCGGCGGGCACCCTGCTGTGCCGCTGGGGAGGTGAGGAGTTTCTGATTATTCTGTACGGTCACGCGGTGGACCAGGCGCGGGCAGCGGTCGAGCAGGTGCTGGAGGCGGTGCGCCGGCGAACAGACCTGGATGGCCTCACCTTCAGCGCAGGAGGCGCGATGTTGACGGAGACGCTGGACCTCCAGGACTTGATCGCGTTGGCAGACAGCCGGCTGTATGCGGCCAAGGCTGCCGGCCGAGACCAGGCCTGCTGGGCGACCTGAACGGCGGATGTCGGTGAGTGCCCTCGCCGTTCCAAACCCCGAGGAGAGGGTCACGACAGACCTTCAGGCAGCGTGTGCGGGAAGGTCTCAGCTGCACCACGATGTGGGGGCGTGCTGCTTGAGACGGGTCCGGCGCTTTCTCCTGGACCTCCTCGCGGAGCGGGACAGGACCTGTTCGGGCGCGCGGCTGACGTGGGCGTGCAGGCCGTACAGGTCCCGCAGCTCGGCGTGGCGCTCCACCTGGCCCTGTCCCGGAGCGGCCCCGTCGCCATCTTGACCTCCACCTGGAGACCCGCGCGACCGGCACTGCTGCGCTTTGGCCGTGGCGTGGCGGCGTCAGGGATGCCCTGCCAAGCGGGAAACGCACCTTCCGGCTGTCATGAGGCCACGCTTCGCCTGGTCCTTCCGGCGGATGATCGCCGGTGTCCCGTCAGGGTGAAGAGAGACGGGGACAGACAACATGACGTTGTAAGGGATGGGAGCTGAAATGAAGGGCATGGAAAAGCAGCATTCGTTCAGCTTCTGCCCGGGTCACGCGCAATTCGTTGTGTACGATGTTCAGGCTGAGTACGACGTAAACCAGGACCCGTTGTGGGGTCGACCCGACGAAAGGGAAGCGGCTCTGAGCAGCCGGTTGACTGAGCTTGCGATTGGCCTCCTGGACGATCAGGACGTCACTGTCGTTCTGGAAGTTGGCTTACAGCGGCCGTCTCCGCCGGAAGGGACCTGGGCTGTACAGGCGCAGGCCACCCTGTCCGTGCCGTCCGGCATGTTGGGCATTCGGGATGTCGTGGCGGATGGGCCCGCATTTGTGGCGCAGGTGCCGCCTGGACTGTTGAATGTGGGGATCTCCGGGCGCTTGTCCGCTGAAGAGCATTTGTTTCTGTTGCGAGTCTGGCCCGTCAACACCGACTGAAGTGCTTGTCCTGGTGTGGGTGTCCCAGCAACGGTCACCCTCACCAGGACAGGCACAGAGAAGCTGTGGGCCGTGCCCAGGTCAAGGACAACCTGGGCACAGAGGCCTGTTCTCTACCGCTGGAAGGAGGGCCTATGCCCCACCACCGCTGAATTGTCAGCCTGGGTGCCGATGATGCGGATGACAGCCACGAATGCGCTTCGCTCTTCCACTGGGCTCCCCCCAGATGCTGGACAACCCACAGGAAGTTTCCCAGGAACCCGGGCGGCCTAGAGGTAGGGCCTGACCCATTTGAACCGAGCAGCCGGAGCCGGGTCAACTGCATGACCCGGAATGCCTCGCTCCGGCGGTGGTCGAAGTCGAGGTAAAAACCCAGACGCCGCCCATAGAAACCTTTGGCTGCATCAATACCTGTGGCGGGAATCTGAATCACTGCAAGGGGTCGGGTTCACGCTGCTTTTCCTCCGGGATCTGACCGCTGATGTGCCGCATCTCCGGGAACTGCTTTTGTGCTTTCAAAGACCATTCCCGCAACGCACCGCGGCTTTCTCTTCAAGTAAGGCGTGGTTCGCTGTTCCTCTGGCGGTCACCATCTGTCGGGGTAGGGCAAGGGCGGCCTGCGTCCACTTTTGATACGAGTAGCGGATAGACTCCGTAGCGCAGAGGGCGGAGCTCGTGGAAGCGATGTACGCCACGTCCATGAAGTCATGGACGTGTTGTTCGCAACACTGTGGACTTTTGTCAAGGCAGAGGCGTTCTATCGAAATTAACCATAGAATGCTTCATGGCCTCTCGCCCACCTTGGCCCTATGGGTCTTCCCCTTTGCTGCGCACCCCCTTATCTGCCCTGCTGGCCGTGGCCGAAAACGGGAGTTTCAGTGAAGCTGCAGCGAGACTCGGCCTGGCTCAATCCACCCTCAGCTACGCTGTGCGGCAGGCAGAAGACGCGCTGGGGGTCATCATCTTTGAGCGGGGACGACACGGCGCGCGGCTGACCCCTGCCGGTCAGGCAGTTATGGTTCACGCCCGCCACGCTGCCCTGGCGGTAGAGGCCATGCAGCTCACGGCCCACGGTCAACTCAGCGGGACACTCCGCGTCGCGGCCTGCCGCAGCATCCTCAAACATGTGGTTACGCCTGCCCTGCGGACCTTCAACGCCCGGTACCCACAGGTCGAGGTGGTGGTGACCGATACCCGCGGCGAACACGAAGAGGTGGCCCACCTGGTCACCAGCGGTGCGGTGCACCTCGGACTGGGGCGCCTGCCCATGCCGGCCGGCCTGGTGACAGCTCCGGTCGTCGCCGACGAATACCTGCTCGTGACCGCTGCCTCCGCGCCACCGCTACGTACGTGGGATGACCTTCACGCAGGCCGTTACATCGTCTGCGAAGAAGACTGTGCGCCGTACGTGGCCGCGCACATTGCCAGGCACTCCAGGCCTCCCCATGCGGCGGTTCGGCTCAGTGATCCTGGAGTGGTCCTCGGTCTGGTTGCCGAAGGCCACGGCTTCACCATCCTGAGCCGACTGGTGGTCACGCCCCTTCCCAGCGGACTGCGTACCGAGTCCTTGCCCACACCGTTATGGCGATCCACCGGGCTCGTGACGACGGAGGCGGGCGTGTGCCATCCACTGGCCACGGCTTTCCAGCAGTTCGTGCTTACGCCAGAGGCCGTGAGAGATCAGGTCGGGAGTCTGGCACGGCTGCTGCACTTCCCGGAACCTCTGCCGGCAAAAGCGGCTCCCTCCTCTCAGCCTGTTGCGTCGGCGCCCGTTTGACCCGGCGATGGCGCGCGTCCCTGATCGCAGCCCCCGGGACAGAACCGACTTCCCCTGCCAGAGACTGCATCGAACCATTCGATTCGACTGGCCCCAGCGATAGGCCGTGTAGATTGTGCCGCCGCCGCCAGCCTTGTCATAGTGAACGGAAATCTATTCTGGAACCGGACCGTGGCGCTGGATGCCCCTGCTCCGGCTGGGGGAAATCATGCCGCCAAAGCCTGTTGGGCAGTCACTGAAGAAAACGAGTCTCTGCGCGTTGGGCCTGCTCACGTTGTCGCCCGCAGGGTGGGCCGGAGGTGGGAACCCGCCCCAGGGCCAGTTCCTGCCTCCCCTTCCCTCCGTGAACAGACAGGCCCGACCCCGGCTGACCGCAGCGGTCACCGACGGCACGGGAGCCGCCGTGATTGCCTGGACGCAACAGGAAGTGACGGCAGGCGGATACACGGCTGGTACGGATCATCTTTATGCTGCCCGGTTGGACCAGCGGGGCTGGACTTCCCTGGGCGGCATTCTGAATGAGGACGTCCGGCATAACGCCTCACGGCTTCAGGCCCAGGTGGGGCCAGACGGACAACCCTGGCTGGGCTGGGCGGAAGACGCGGGGATCGCGCATGTGGACTCGACCCTCCTGAGTCACTGGGACGGGCACGCCTGGTCACCCACCGCGAAGTACGCACTGCGGCGTAACCTCAGTGACGCTGGGAAATTCAGTGCCTTCGCCGTGCAACAGAACGGCGCGCCGTTTATTGTCTGGACGAACATCTACTATCCGGGAGCGCTGGGGGCGGTGTTGCAGGTCGGCGACCGGGCTGAACCCTCCTGGTCGTTCAGCCCGCCCCTCAATGTCAGCCTGAAGCGTCACGCCTTCTTTCCAGCAGCGGCCGCGGGGAACATGGCAACCCGTTACGCGGCGTGGATGGAGGGAGACGTGGCCCACAGTGACCTCTGGGTGGCCGAGCAACGCCCCGGCGGTGCATGGACCCGGCTGGGCGGGGCCCTGAACGTTCATCCTGGAACCTACGCGGCCTCCCCAGTAATGAAGCTGACCCGTGAGGGCAGGCCGGTCGTGGCCTGGCTGGAGGACAGTGGCGGCAGAGACCAGGTCTTTGTCAAACGCTGGAATGGCCACCGCTGGGTGGCTCTCGGGCAAGCCCTGAACGTCGAGCCGGGTACGCTGGCCTTCCGGCCGGCGCTGGCGCTGGACGGACAAGGCAACCCGGTGGTGACCTGGGCGGAACAACTCGGCCAGGAACCGGAGCGGGTTTACGTCCGCCGTTGGACGGGCGAAAAGTGGACCGTGCTCGGAGGGAGGGCCCTGAACACGGTGGCGAAGCACCGGGCCTACCAACCCAGCGTGACCGTGGACGGGTCTGGCCACGCGGTGGTGGTGTGGTGTGAGGATGCCCGTGTATTCGTGAAACGCTTCTGAACAGTCGAAACGGCAACCGGCTGGCAGAGCGCTGCAGGAACAGCAACGACGCCTGCCGACCTCCAGGCTCGCGGATCTGCCCTCCACCTCTGCGCTGGCGCGGCACCTTCCCTGGCGACAGTTCACCCTTCGGGAGTCCCTGAGCACCTGGGTGGGAGGAGGCAATAAGGATTGGGGTAGATCAGTTATAAAGCAACTGATTTACCTGAGCGAGCAGGAAAAACGGTGGCACAGAGGAGTTCCCGGAGCGGATGTAATGGATTACACCGGAACCGTATCAGGCGAGGATTCCGGATGTGACCTGTCCGGAGGGTGAAGGCCTCCAGGCGTGCATCTGCGGGTTGAAAGCGCGCCCCGCACCGACGACATTCAGGGCAGCATGAGACCGACCTCGAGCACCATCAGAACGCCCTCACCCACAACTGGTCTTGCGGGCAGCATCCAGAACAACGGGGTTGTCGAGCCGTGCAGAAGGGGTCTTCAGGAAACGTTTGGTCCAGGGGAGCGGCCAGCGTCGGGTGGGGGCAGCCCTGATTACCCTGTTCGTGCGCAGGCGGCTGCCGCCACCGGGTGCGGCGCGTCCTCACGGCGCATCAGCTCGCAAAAGACCTGGGCAATGGCGGGATCAAAGTGGCTTCCTGCGCTGCGCTCAATTTCCGCGAGGGTTTCCTCGTGCGCCCACGGCTTGTGGTAGGGCCGGTCACTCACGAGGGCGTCATACACGTCGCACACGGCGAAGATGCGCGCCTCCTGGGGGATGGCCTCACCCGCCAGACCGCGCGGGTAGCCACGTCCGTCCCAGCGTTCGTGGTGTGAGCCGATCACCGCCAGTGACGGCTCGGGCAGGAAATTGAGGGCCCGCGCGAACCGTTCGCCCGCCAGCACGTGCGACTGCATGGTCAGCCACTCGTGCGCTTCGAGCTTGCCCGGTTTGAGCAGCACGTGGTCCGGCACCGCCACCTTGCCGATGTCGTGCAGGTACGCACCCCAGCGCAGGTGCTGAAGCTGCGCCGCCTGGAGTCCCAGGGCACCGCCCAGCGCCACGGCGAGGACGGTGACGCGGTCGGTGTGGCCACCTGTTTCGGTATCGCGGGCTTCGAGCATCAGTCCCAGGGCCCGCAGGGCAGCCTCGTGCGCCTTACGCAGGCTTTCTTCGGTGATCAGCCGCACCGCGAGCAGCCCGATGGCCCCCGCGAGGGCAGCGAACAGCTCGGCGTCGTCTTCATGCCAGGAATGGGCGGAGTGCACGTACATCACGAATGCCCCCACCAGACGGGCCTCAGCGTCCAGGACAGGCGCGATGGCGAGGGCCCCTACCCCGTGGGCCGGAAAGTCAGCTGTATCGGGGTCCATCCACGTGTTGTCGTAAAACAGCGGCGCCTGGGCTGCGCGCAGCGCCCGGAGCAGCGGGCTTCCCTGAGGGATGGCCTGGCCCGCAAGTCCCGGCGCGCCCACCACGCCCCGGGTGACGAATTCACCCGCGTCCGAGAGCTGTACGTACGCGGCGCCCTCGGCATGCGTGCGCTCGACCAGCGCGTGCAGGGCAGGCAAGACGGCGGAAGGCACGTCGTAGGCGGTCAGGGCACAGCGCATGACTTCCATGATGGTGGCTGCCGCAGCGGTACGGTGGTCGGTCTGAAGTGGCACGTGAGAACCTCCTGCTTACCCACCAGCTTAACCGTACCTTCATCTCTACGACAGACGCCCGATGGGGGGAAACCTGTGCGTTCTGCCTCTTGCCAGGGGAGCCAACCCCAGGGTGAACCGCTCCCGGAGATGGTCGTGCTTCCTTGGAACACATCAGAAGCGGACTCTCCGCCTCCGCGGTGAGGTGGGCACCCAGCAATTCAGGGAACAATAAGTGCGCTCGGCTATGTCGATGCCCACCCAACCTGGATGAGGCGAAGATGAGGGCCGAGAGCGAGCGGGAGGGTTGGAGGAACGGCCAAGCGCGCGGAAGACAGTTCTCGAATTGACCCAGGCGTGCGCGGCTCTACCCCGCGGCACGTTGACCAACACCTCATCCAGGCACTTTTACAGGAGGACGGACTTGTGGTGAGCGACTTTTTGCGGTGGAGCGCCGTGAGGGACTGAATGCCGGCCCTGCCCGCTGGAGAGGCGGAGCGTGTTTCTGCCTGGAGGACTCGGGGCCAATCAGGTCGCGTGGCAAATCTGCATGGGAGCCAGCAGTGTGTTGAGTCTGGAACGGTGCTCTTGATTGCGCCGCGTGAGGTCAACCACTGGCAGAAATCGGCGAAGAACGGCTGTCCCACACGGTGAACTCATGCGCGCCTTGAGTCAATCGGCGTTTACCCGATTGCCATCAGGGGACTCACCCTCTTCCGTAGGCTGAACACGAAAGGAGAGCGCTCATGACCACGAGCAGCGGTATTCGGGAGCACATGCCCGTCATCTGCGCGGATGGGAAAAACCACGGTGAGGTCGACCGCGTGGAAGGCGACTCCATCAAACCGGCCCGCGATGGAATGGACAGCACCGCTGGTTACCCCTGGACAGCGTGGATCATGTCGATCAGCACGTTCACCTCAAGCTCAATCACGAGCAGGTTCACCAGCAGGTGCCGACCACAAACCCGAACGGCCAACAGGGGTAAGTGCTGGAAGTGTGCAAGTTCAGTGCGGTAACGACCCCACCGTCTTCACCGCACTGTTACCGACGTGGCGCGCATGCGCCAGGCTGTGCTGGACCGGTTTTCCTATTTGAACCGCATGTATGGAGGGCGTCTATGCCTCAGGATCCCACAAAGCAGTACCCCGCTCCCCCTTTTCCCCGTCAGCCCCAGGAAGCGCCGGGTGACACCCACACCATGATTCCCGTGCCGGACCACGGGGAACAGACCTACCGGGGCCATGACCGCCTGGGTGGGCGAAAAGCCCTGATCACAGGTGGGGACAGTGGCATCGGGCGCGCCGTTGCGATCGCTTTTGCGCGGGAGGGGGCCGACGTGGCCATCAACTACCTTCCGTCCGAGGAAAACGACGCCCGTGAGGTAATCGCCCTGATCGAAGCGGCTGGGCGCAAAGCCGTCGCGCTCCCCGGGGATCTGACCGACGAGGCGTTCTGCGAGCGGCTGGTTGCGGACACGGTTCAGGCGCTGGGCGGTCTGGACATCCTGGTCAACAATGCAGGCAAGCAGCAGGCTGTTGAGGCCATCGCTGACCTCACAACGGCGCAGTTTGACGCCACCTTCCGCACGAACGTCTACGCGACGTTCTGGGTGACCAAGGCCGCCATGCCGCACCTCCCGGCTGGAGCCACCATCATCAACACCGCTTCTATCCAGGCGTCACAACCCTCCCCCATGCTCCTCGACTACGCCTCGACCAAGGCGGCCATCGTGGCCTTCACCCAGGCGCTGGCGCAACAGGTCGCGGAGCAGGGCATCCGGGTCAACGCCGTTGCTCCCGGACCTTACTGGACGCCCCTGCAACCCACGGGCGGACAGCCACAGGACAAAATTGAGAAGTTCGGCAGTGGGACGCCGATGGGGCGTCCAGGTCAGCCAGCAGAGATCGCACCGCTGTACGTCTTTCTGGCCTCGTCCGAGTCGAGTTACAGCACTGGCGGCGTCTTCGGCAGCACGGGTGGCCTGCTGTTGAGCTGATCTTCTGCGGAAGTCGTTGAATGCACGAAACCTCAAATACGGTTTCGTGCATTCAAGATCTACACCGTCTGGACCCATGACCGCACAGACGACATCATGCGGGTCCCCCAGAAGCTTCTTGGCGTGGTGGTCAGCGGAAGAAATCCGGGGGCAATTCGGCAACGGTCACCAGCTGGCCGGCATGGGGCTGCTGGCTTTTCAGTTGAACACGCTGGCCGAGGTAACCGCCACCAATTTTCTCCATCAGACGCGGAGCGCCGACTTTCCCTCGGAGGACCAGGTGATCGTTGCGGTGGAGCCGGACAGTGACGAACCGGGACAGACGCTGCAAACCCTGGCCTTTTCGGTGGAGCCCGGCACCTTCTACGCTGTGGCGGCCAGCATCCTTGCGCTGCACAGGCGCTCCCTGTTGTGTGCCCCTCTGACGGGGCGCTGCTGGGTGAGTGGCCGGATCTGGACACCGGCAAGCAGGGGAGCGGCGTCATCCACCAGATTGAGCGGCCCGCGCCCTTCGCCCTGGACCGTACACGGCGCCGCTTCGCGGCAGGCACGGAAGCGGGCGTGACGGTTATCTCCCTGGATGGATAAACCCAGCAGTCACCTCAGACCTGCGTCAACCCGGGGAAGGGCAACGGTGATGTGAATGAGGAAGCGGTCGAGCGGCCCGGAAGCTGCCCCTTCGTCAGGAGCAAAAAACCAGAGTCGACGCTTTGCTACCGTCCCCGGCGAGCGAGAAAGGCGATTTCCCGGTCAATCAGGGCCTTGCGGGCTGCGACGTCCGGCACCATTCCCCGCGCTGCCCAGCGCAGCGCCACGGCCTGGTATCGCCCATCGAGTTCAAATCTCTGGGCTGCCTTCAGGGTCTGCTCGGCAATATCTCCAAGTTCCGCCGTCAGGGCTGCCAGCGATAGCCGGGAGAATTCGTCTGTGCCGGACCGCGCGGCCCAGAGGTCCTCGTCGCTCGCCGCTTCCCCCGCGCTGAGCACCCGGCCGAGCGCCTCCGCCCGGCGGGCGCGCTTCTCTTCGCGTTCCAGCGCCTCCGCTTCGGCCGCCGCGCGTGCCGCACGCGCGGCGGGAAACTCAGGAAAGGCCCGTCCCACATAGGACCGTGATCCCGAATGCCCGAACAAGGCGCGGTAGTCGTCGTCCATGGTCCAGGCTTCGGCGAGCCCATTCAGAAACGCCCCGTCTGCCCGGGCCGACTCGATCTCCAGGCTGACCCACTGGCCTTTCTTGCCGCCCACCCGCATCGACACCGACGTCACGTGGGAATCGCTGAACTCCACCGCCATGAACTCGGCCTGACGCCGTCCAACGCGCAAGTGCAGGTGCAGCAGCGGGCAGACCATGCCTTGAGGATACCCGTGAGTTTCCGCCCCTACCCCTTACTCCTGCCTTTAAGTGGGCCGGCAGTGTGGACCCAGAGCGCAGACCTCAAGGTGCTGGCTGCTCTAAGCGCAGGCACCCCGCGAACTGGCCTGAACGGTCACCCTCCGGCAGGGAGAGCCGAGACGTACCCGAGACCTACTCAGGGGGGCTTGTCGCCTTTGAAGATGAGCGCCTCTGCTGCGGGTCACCCGAATCCTGCTGCTCGTGCTGACCTACAGTGGGTCCCGCTACCAGCAGGGTGAACCGGGCAGCGCCAATAACCAGGATGGGTCCATACAGTCGGAACGTCTGGAGCCGCTTCATGCGTTCGGAGGTCCAGCCACCGTTCGCCTCGGCATCCAGGATGAGGGTCTCCAGGGCAAGCCGCCGGGCCGGCTCGTTTTATGGCGCGCCCCGCGGAAGGCCGCCACACCGGTCATCAGGGTCTCGGCATGCAGCTCTTCCCGTTCAGTCGCCTGGCCAGGACCTCCCAGTCCTCGGTGGTGACGGCAAGGTCAATTTGGAGGATCAGGGGATTGCCCGCCAGGGTGATCAGAACTGCCTGGACGATCGGGGCAGCCCTCTGCCTGGCCCTGGAGGCGACCCCCTAAAGGGTCCTGTACGGCGCCACGCGGGGCACACCGGTCGGACAGCAGGGAGAGTGGAGCGCCTCCCCGATTGCGGCGGCGTCCCCCCTGAGTACGACGCGAAGATGGCCTGCGCTGCCACGCCCGTCTCCTGAGCATACGGCGAGGACAAGGCTTGGAGGAGCGTGCCCAGTAGTCTGCATAGCAGATAGGTCACCGGCGCGTGCAACTGCAGGCCTGCAACAGTTCCAACAGCGAAGGCCGGCGCTGAAGGGAGACTGGTGGGGAGCGCGGCCAGCCGGGCCGTGGCCTGCCAGATCCCCGGAAGGTTGCGCCCCTCGTCCTGGCTCAGTCTGGTCAGCGTCTCTGTGAAGGTCTGCTGCTGGCTCAGGGTCCAGCGGGTGAAGCCGCTCTGGAGGGGCAGGACGAAGCGCGTCCGGCCGGTATTGAAGCGTCCACCGAAGGCCCAGCGGCCAAGGAAGGGGGTGAGCAGGTCGTGCCTCCGGTGGTGCAAGTGCCCGCACACCACAGCCTGGGTCTCCCAGCACAGGTCCTTCTGGAGCAGCCGGGGAATCAGAGATCCAAAGCGCTCCGGGTGATGTTCGCGGAGTTCGTCCCATAGGAGAACCCCCAGGCCAAAAGCCTGGGGGCTGGGGGTGGAGATGGGCGGAGTCGAACCGCCGATTCGAAAGTCCCTCCCGGTAGTATCTACGAGCGTAGTTCGCGGTTTAAATCTCAGTCCTCAGCCGGGCACGAACACTCTGCTTTTGAACCCAGCCCCTTAGTCTCACCTGTGCTCAGGAGCGTCGGCTCA
Coding sequences within it:
- a CDS encoding GGDEF domain-containing protein, with protein sequence MNTVLSQLPTNTAIVGTVWATATLVSALSLGIAWLRPSYPGWRGWAVGHSALVLGLLVGTLRTPETLLASILVGNGLVMIGTGLFVNAFQRFSGQVLRRRALLLHVGVVLSLLLALFVLTVPFDDLTARFLLATGYLGVMALTLLQLVVHQARVQPALKGAYRLNLGILIVVHALGLPRLLMLAPGTHPETAYALNVPNVLMYLSVLLLSVGGTFAFWVLHADRRREEVQTLQGELETLVYFDPLTSVLNRRGLWRAHSVWARQEGKAEATLLVFDIDHFKSINDQKGHAVGDEYLKGLSAVLREVATREDLVSRTGGDEFVLLLTGHEAQVERQLNVLTSRLYAGWGETLGFTVSFGGTQVEQAEPLDVAMNRADDMMYAKKAAGKALRLAATGEQRPEGTHETRTRRPAARSAPR
- a CDS encoding GGDEF domain-containing protein, whose amino-acid sequence is MSRRRSAPFEPLWERRNVVLLTTALALGYGFFATIAFKENAPVRGELALGAAGLSALLSVLGWRQLRLTVLYPLILCLITGLVWTTLVVLSLRAQPIPSSVLSSCGLVLGLALTWYPLRVALRWALAVCLPVAVAGFWASYADPPALVVGGMLLLLIVYITQYNHELIRERATRQHLETLVIRDPLTGLYNRRVPQEQLTQLLGQKGRPEDVAVVLLDLDRFKSINDTFGHRRGDEVLVTVSSVLSQQFPAGTLLCRWGGEEFLIILYGHAVDQARAAVEQVLEAVRRRTDLDGLTFSAGGAMLTETLDLQDLIALADSRLYAAKAAGRDQACWAT
- a CDS encoding LysR family transcriptional regulator codes for the protein MLRTPLSALLAVAENGSFSEAAARLGLAQSTLSYAVRQAEDALGVIIFERGRHGARLTPAGQAVMVHARHAALAVEAMQLTAHGQLSGTLRVAACRSILKHVVTPALRTFNARYPQVEVVVTDTRGEHEEVAHLVTSGAVHLGLGRLPMPAGLVTAPVVADEYLLVTAASAPPLRTWDDLHAGRYIVCEEDCAPYVAAHIARHSRPPHAAVRLSDPGVVLGLVAEGHGFTILSRLVVTPLPSGLRTESLPTPLWRSTGLVTTEAGVCHPLATAFQQFVLTPEAVRDQVGSLARLLHFPEPLPAKAAPSSQPVASAPV
- a CDS encoding HD domain-containing phosphohydrolase, with amino-acid sequence MPLQTDHRTAAAATIMEVMRCALTAYDVPSAVLPALHALVERTHAEGAAYVQLSDAGEFVTRGVVGAPGLAGQAIPQGSPLLRALRAAQAPLFYDNTWMDPDTADFPAHGVGALAIAPVLDAEARLVGAFVMYVHSAHSWHEDDAELFAALAGAIGLLAVRLITEESLRKAHEAALRALGLMLEARDTETGGHTDRVTVLAVALGGALGLQAAQLQHLRWGAYLHDIGKVAVPDHVLLKPGKLEAHEWLTMQSHVLAGERFARALNFLPEPSLAVIGSHHERWDGRGYPRGLAGEAIPQEARIFAVCDVYDALVSDRPYHKPWAHEETLAEIERSAGSHFDPAIAQVFCELMRREDAPHPVAAAACARTG
- a CDS encoding SDR family oxidoreductase, with protein sequence MPQDPTKQYPAPPFPRQPQEAPGDTHTMIPVPDHGEQTYRGHDRLGGRKALITGGDSGIGRAVAIAFAREGADVAINYLPSEENDAREVIALIEAAGRKAVALPGDLTDEAFCERLVADTVQALGGLDILVNNAGKQQAVEAIADLTTAQFDATFRTNVYATFWVTKAAMPHLPAGATIINTASIQASQPSPMLLDYASTKAAIVAFTQALAQQVAEQGIRVNAVAPGPYWTPLQPTGGQPQDKIEKFGSGTPMGRPGQPAEIAPLYVFLASSESSYSTGGVFGSTGGLLLS